In one window of Nocardioides sp. DNA:
- a CDS encoding diacylglycerol kinase, giving the protein MSPIKIAHVATGNVGRIALRQVIEDPRFELVALVVSDDAKVGKDAGELAGAAVETGIRAVQGIEAAIAASPDVVVYCAMGEVRPREAVADVVACLKAGIDVAATAPVPLLYPWGSMPDRVIERVQAACVEGGSSLFVNGVDPGWATDLLPLAVATTCQRVEQVRCLEIADYATYDGADVMHFVMGFGTPVGEVPMLFQPGVLTSAWGPALYGLADAFGVTLDEISESFEQEPAPESFEVAVGTIAEGTVAAVRFQITGMVDGHPAFVVDHTTRLRPDLRPDWPQPAQPGGSYRLEITGEPSYVVDVCPTSTHGDHNYSAIAVGAGRVVNAIPALRDAAPGIVTSKDLLPSRTLGRFVVSRFVGGK; this is encoded by the coding sequence ATGTCTCCGATCAAGATCGCGCACGTTGCCACCGGCAATGTGGGTCGCATCGCGCTGCGTCAGGTGATCGAGGATCCCCGCTTCGAACTGGTCGCACTCGTCGTCTCCGACGACGCCAAGGTAGGCAAGGACGCAGGGGAACTCGCGGGCGCTGCTGTCGAGACCGGCATCAGGGCAGTCCAGGGCATCGAGGCCGCGATCGCCGCGTCACCGGACGTCGTGGTCTATTGCGCGATGGGAGAGGTACGCCCGCGGGAGGCCGTCGCCGATGTGGTCGCCTGTCTGAAAGCCGGCATCGACGTGGCGGCCACCGCCCCCGTACCCCTGCTCTACCCCTGGGGCTCGATGCCTGATCGCGTGATCGAGCGTGTGCAGGCCGCCTGTGTCGAGGGTGGGAGCTCGCTCTTCGTCAACGGCGTCGACCCGGGCTGGGCCACCGACCTGCTCCCGCTCGCGGTGGCGACGACGTGTCAGCGGGTCGAGCAGGTGCGCTGCCTGGAGATCGCCGACTACGCGACCTACGACGGCGCCGACGTGATGCACTTCGTGATGGGGTTCGGCACTCCGGTCGGTGAGGTGCCGATGCTGTTCCAGCCCGGCGTCCTCACCTCCGCCTGGGGCCCGGCGCTCTACGGCCTGGCCGACGCGTTCGGGGTCACGCTCGACGAGATCAGCGAGTCGTTCGAGCAGGAGCCCGCGCCGGAGTCGTTCGAGGTCGCGGTCGGCACCATCGCCGAGGGCACCGTGGCGGCCGTACGTTTCCAGATCACCGGCATGGTCGACGGGCATCCGGCGTTCGTGGTCGACCACACCACCCGACTGCGACCGGATCTGCGACCCGACTGGCCGCAGCCGGCGCAACCCGGCGGGTCGTACCGCCTGGAGATCACCGGCGAGCCCTCGTACGTCGTGGACGTCTGCCCGACCAGCACGCACGGCGACCACAACTATTCGGCGATCGCGGTCGGGGCCGGGCGCGTCGTCAACGCGATTCCCGCCCTGCGTGACGCGGCGCCGGGCATCGTGACGAGCAAGGACCTACTGCCGAGTCGCACCCTGGGGCGCTTCGTGGTAAGTCGTTTCGTGGGAGGAAAGTGA